From Magnolia sinica isolate HGM2019 chromosome 13, MsV1, whole genome shotgun sequence, one genomic window encodes:
- the LOC131222530 gene encoding transcription factor MYB83-like, protein MMKKPDQPAKQNHNDNSHIKKLRKGLWSPEEDDKLMNYMLRNGQGCWSDVARNAGLQRCGKSCRLRWINYLRPDLKRGAFSSHEQDLIIHLHSILGNRWSQIAARLPGRTDNEIKNFWNSTIKKRLRNSSASSPKHSDSSEPREVVGGLISIHDHDIMTMCMDSSSSSSSLSSSSSSTSAHAMTLSNRFHPLPAFDMAGLAADYFQVPPCLTQAGFEHILYGDHGVMDGGQMGAQVGMFVPPLESVSFEENTTTNNNSETNTNNNNNNNNNNNYNVNNTTINNNNNNNNEGENLVGDGNGWEGENLRMGEWDLGDLMEDISSFPFLNFQAE, encoded by the exons ATGATGAAGAAGCCGGATCAACCGGCAAAGCAAAACCACAACGACAACAGCCACATCAAGAAGCTTAGGAAAGGGTTATGGTCTCCTGAAGAAGATGATAAGCTTATGAATTACATGCTCCGCAATGGTCAAGGCTGTTGGAGCGACGTCGCTCGGAATGCAGGCCTTCAAAGATGCGGTAAGAGCTGTCGCCTTCGTTGGATCAATTATCTCCGCCCCGATCTCAAGAGGGGCGCTTTCTCTTCCCACGAACAAGATCTCATTATCCATTTGCATTCCATCCTTGGCAACAG ATGGTCCCAGATTGCCGCGCGCTTGCCGGGACGGACCGACAACGAAATAAAGAATTTCTGGAACTCCACCATAAAGAAAAGGCTGAGAAATTCATCTGCATCATCACCAAAACACAGTGATTCTTCAGAGCCTAGAGAAGTCGTGGGGGGGCTCATATCTATCCATGACCATGACATCATGACCATGTGCAtggattcttcatcatcatcatcatcgttgtCGTCGTCATCGTCATCAACATCAGCCCATGCCATGACCCTTAGCAACCGGTTCCACCCGTTGCCTGCGTTCGACATGGCCGGCTTAGCCGCAGACTACTTCCAGGTGCCACCATGCCTAACACAAGCTGGTTTTGAGCATATATTATATGGTGATCATGGGGTCATGGATGGTGGTCAGATGGGAGCACAAGTTGGGATGTTTGTTCCCCCACTGGAGAGTGTAAGCTTTGAAGAGAATACTACTACAAATAACAATAGTGAAACCAAcactaacaacaacaacaacaacaacaacaacaacaactacaaTGTCAATAACACTACtatcaacaacaacaataacaacaacaatgaaGGAGAGAATTTGGTTGGGGATGGGAATGGTTGGGAAGGTGAAAACTTGAGGATGGGGGAGTGGGACCTAGGGGATTTGATGGAAGATatttcctcttttccttttcttaacTTCCAAGCTGAATGA